Proteins encoded by one window of Amaranthus tricolor cultivar Red isolate AtriRed21 chromosome 4, ASM2621246v1, whole genome shotgun sequence:
- the LOC130811178 gene encoding protein NLP4-like, producing MDDAVFHSNIALGAPLDSSMELDYMDELLLEGCWLEAVDGFNFFHQNPSNTPGAFSDSSYLWPMLEVANEKSSTNPSQRNTQQVRETSDLADNSALVSISNSPNSVTMGNDTSQFEGSELNKLLWIKPKVNTTAATVMERLIKALRFIQESANGKDLLVQIWVPVNRGGTKILTTVDQPFSVNSSSQQLASYRNISTSYEFAAEEDSGVSVGLPGRVFLGKVPEWTPDVRFFRVDEYPRVPYAQQCDVRGTLALPMFEQGSRSCLGVLEVVMTTQKINYRPELESVCRALEAVDLRSCSEIPGPQKSKEVCSSYQVALPEIQEVIKTACNSHGLPLAQTWVSCIQQGKEGCRHSDENLSNCVSTVDSACFVANPCMQDFHEACSEHHLFKGQGVAGKAFMTNQPCFSEDITRFSKTEYPLSHHARMFGLCAAVAIRLRCIYTGNADFVLEFFLPADCRDPEEQKKMLTSLSIIIQRVCRSLRVVFDKEMVQETSTPNNKVTVISDDSPRKKLLKVENTVSGSSQEESCGTAVIERERNSIIPMLQEHQPRDVLAGKLSSQHQQYSNLKGSPGCSSMDYSAFGDGSLSTSGKSGEKKRAKAEKTITLDVLRQHFAGSLKDAARSIGVCPTTLKRICRQHGIKRWPSRKIKKVGHSLQKLQVVIDSVQGASGAFQIGSFYSNFPDLASPNFSNTSPFSTAKQEDDPPQQTNKELEGTATSKSPSSSCSPCSSSSQCCSSGTQQQPSIWNGSGTEDPQGGITSHVCVLKRARSEAELQNSSHGAKNIIMRSQSQISLVDHHNSADIRPPLPKCNGMVVQTSDSWRVKVAYGEEKIRLRMLRSWRFNDLVQEVVNRFHIGDMSGYQLKYLDDDSEWVLLTCDADLEECIDICRSSQRQTIKLSLQVSHSHSRSSVASNGHL from the exons ATGGATGATGCTGTTTTTCACTCAAATATTGCTCTTGGAGCTCCATTAGATTCTTCGATGGAGCTTGATTACATGGATGAGCTCTTACTGGAAGGGTGTTGGTTAGAAGCAGTAGATGGGTTTAATTTCTTTCACCAAAACCCTTCTAATACTCCTGGTGCTTTTTCCGATTCTTCGTACCTATGGCCGATGTTAGAGGTAGCAAACGAAAAATCGAGCACAAACCCATCACAGAGAAATACTCAACAAGTGAGGGAAACTTCAGATTTGGCTGATAATTCAGCTCTAGTTAGCATATCTAATAGCCCGAATTCGGTTACTATGGGTAATGATACAAGTCAATTTGAAGGTTCTGAGCTTAATAAACTTTTGTGGATCAAACCTAAGGTGAATACTACAGCAGCTACTGTAATGGAGAGGTTGATTAAGGCTCTAAGGTTCATACAAGAGTCAGCAAACGGGAAGGATTTGCTTGTTCAAATATGGGTGCCAGTTAATAGGGGAGGTACTAAAATTTTGACTACTGTGGATCAACCTTTCTCGGTGAATTCTAGCAGCCAACAACTTGCTAGTTATAGGAATATTTCTACTAGTTATGAGTTTGCTGCAGAGGAAGACTCGGGTGTGTCAGTCGGATTGCCTGGTCGGGTTTTTTTAGGGAAGGTACCCGAGTGGACTCCTGATGTTCGGTTTTTCAGGGTTGATGAGTACCCAAGAGTTCCTTATGCTCAACAGTGCGATGTGCGTGGGACCCTTGCTCTGCCGATGTTTGAGCAAGGGAGTAGGAGCTGCTTGGGTGTTCTTGAGGTTGTTATGACTACACAGAAGATCAATTATCGACCTGAACTCGAAAGTGTTTGTCGAGCTCTAGAG GCTGTTGATCTTCGAAGTTGTTCGGAAATTCCAGGTCCTCAGAAATCTAAG GAGGTTTGCAGTTCGTACCAAGTTGCCTTACCAGAGATCCAAGAGGTGATCAAAACTGCATGTAACAGTCATGGATTGCCCCTAGCTCAGACTTGGGTATCGTGCATCCAACAAGGCAAAGAGGGGTGCCGTCACTCTGACGAGAACCTTTCAAATTGTGTGTCAACCGTTGATTCAGCTTGCTTTGTTGCAAATCCTTGTATGCAAGACTTCCACGAGGCTTGCTCGGAGCACCATTTATTCAAAGGCCAAGGTGTGGCCGGAAAGGCGTTCATGACAAATCAACCATGCTTCTCGGAAGATATAACAAGATTTTCCAAGACGGAGTATCCTCTCTCACACCACGCGAGAATGTTTGGGCTGTGTGCTGCGGTTGCTATACGTCTTAGGTGTATCTACACTGGAAATGCCGACTTTGTATTAGAATTCTTCTTGCCTGCAGACTGTAGGGATCCTGAAGAGCAGAAGAAAATGCTTACTTCACTTTCAATCATTATACAACGAGTTTGTAGGAGCTTAAGGGTCGTTTTTGATAAGGAGATGGTGCAGGAAACTTCAACACCGAATAACAAAGTGACGGTGATTTCAGACGATTCACCAAGGAAAAAACTGttaaaggtggaaaatacagtGTCTGGTTCTTCTCAGGAAGAGTCATGTGGGACGGCTGTTATTGAGCGAGAGAGAAATTCCATCATCCCGATGCTTCAAGAACATCAACCAAGGGACGTGTTGGCTGGGAAACTCTCGAGTCAGCATCAACAATACTCGAATCTGAAGGGAAGTCCAGGGTGCAGTAGTATGGATTACTCTGCATTTGGCGATGGAAGTTTATCAACTTCTGGAAAATCAGGGGAGAAAAAACGAGCCAAGGCAGAGAAAACTATCACATTGGATGTTCTTCGACAGCATTTTGCTGGCAGCCTCAAGGATGCTGCAAGGAGCATTGGTG TCTGCCCTACAACGTTGAAAAGAATATGCAGGCAACACGGAATCAAACGATGGCCTTctcgaaaaataaagaaagttgGACACTCCTTACAGAAGCTTCAGGTTGTGATTGACTCGGTTCAAGGTGCTTCTGGTGCTTTTCAAATCGGTTCATTCTATTCGAATTTCCCCGATTTGGCCTCCCCCAATTTCTCAAATACTAGCCCCTTTTCAACTGCAAAGCAAGAAGATGATCCTCCTCAACAAACAAACAAGGAGCTTGAGGGTACTGCTACATCAAAATCTCCATCATCATCTTGCAGCCCGTGTTCTAGCTCTAGTCAGTGTTGCTCTTCTGGTACCCAGCAGCAACCTTCTATATGGAATGGTTCAG GTACAGAGGATCCTCAAGGGGGCATAACATCTCATGTATGTGTCTTAAAACGAGCAAGAAGTGAGGCCGAGCTCCAAAATTCGAGTCATGGAGcgaaaaatatcattatgagGTCTCAGAGCCAAATATCTTTAGTTGATCATCATAATAGTGCTGATATTCGTCCGCCCCTTCCGAAATGCAATGGCATGGTCGTTCAAACAAGCGATTCTTGGAGAGTGAAAGTCGCATACGGAGAGGAAAAGATCAGACTTCGCATGCTTAGGAGTTGGAGATTCAATGATTTAGTGCAAGAAGTAGTTAATAGATTCCATATAGGTGATATGAGTGGTTACCAATTGAAATACTTAGATGATGATTCCGAATGGGTTTTGCTTACATGTGATGCTGATTTAGAGGAATGTATCGATATATGTCGATCATCTCAACGGCAAACAATCAAGCTCTCTCTTCAAGTTTCTCATAGTCATTCAAGAAGTTCGGTTGCAAGTAATGGCCACTTGTGA
- the LOC130811177 gene encoding uncharacterized protein LOC130811177 isoform X1, with the protein MKFLFEISFIFFFLQVLLATFTTQANVSNTRFLLTSNDTNGVKHAPGFCAMYDICGSRSDGKVLNCPLNTPAVKPGSLLSSKIQSLCPTITGDVCCTEKQFDTLRSQVQQAIPLLVGCPACLRNFLNFFCEMSCSPNQSLFINVTSTKKVNDSVIVDAIEFYVTDAFGEGLYNSCKDVKFGTMNTRAIEFVAGGAQDYKGWFAFVGRQVGLNVPGSPYAINFTSIVPESSGMIPMNISAYSCSDTSLGCSCGDCPSPTCSSSAAPSISKRSTCSVKMGSVEAKCSDIVVAVVFVVSLSVFLGWGFVNQKKKMSPASRTKPLTSTASSDGRPSIDQKEGLPLPILRDRERLSGEARLSLVQGYMSNFFRTYGAWVARKPVLVLFSSLAIVLVLCLGLIRLRVETRPEKLWVGPGSRAAKEKHFFDTHLAPFYRIEQLIISTIPEEGQTKSPNILTEDSIKLLFEIQKKVDAIQASFSGSNVSLTDICYKPLGQDCATQSILQYFKMDAENFENFGGVDHVQYCFEHYSTADNCRSAFKAPLDPSTALGGYSGNNYSEASAFTVTYPVNNAIDRESNETKRALAWERAFIQLAKDELMTMVQAKNLSLSFSSESSIEEELKRESTADVITILISYLVMFAYISLTLGDKPRLSSFFISSKVLLGLSGVMLVMLSVLGSVGFFSAIGVKSTLIIMEVIPFLVLAVGVDNMCILVHAAKRQPQDLTLEERISNALVEVGPSISLASLSEVLAFAVGTFIPMPAVRVFSMFAALAVLLDFLLQVTAFVALIVFDFVRTEDHRVDCFPFMKASSFKDSDNVNGSSYRKPGLLARYMKDVHAPILSLWGVKILVISLFAALALSSITLCTRIEPGLEQQIVLPRDSYLQGYFKNISDFLRIGPPVYFVVKNFNYSSESEQTNHLCSISHCQENSLVNEISKASLTPESSYIAKPAASWLDDFLVWMSPEAFGCCRKFINGTYCPPDDQPPCCSSDQATCGVSEVCKDCTTCFLHSDLMDDRPTTAQFRDKLPWFLRALPSASCAKGGHGAYTNSVDLQGYEDGIIQASEFRTYHTPLNKQTDFVNALRAAREFTSKISKSLQMEVFPYSVFYMFFEQYLDIWKTALINLAIAIGAVFIVCLIITWSIWSSLIILLVITMIIIDLMGVMAILKIQLNAVSVVNLVMSVGIAVEFCVHMTHAFLVSGGNRDQRMKKALGTMGASVFSGITLTKLVGVIVLAFARSQVFVVYYFQMYLALVILGFLHGLIFLPVLLSLFGPPSRLITEIEDARPSTSSIF; encoded by the exons atgaaatttctttttgaaatttccttcatttttttctttcttcag GTCTTACTTGCAACGTTTACAACCCAAGCAAATGTATCAAATACACGTTTTCTTTTGACATCCAATGACACAAATGG GGTGAAGCATGCACCAGGATTTTGTGCGATGTATGACATATGTGGTTCACGAAGTGATGGGAAAGTTTTGAATTGTCCTCTCAATACTCCGGCTGTGAAG CCGGGTTCTCTATTATCATCAAAGATTCAGAGTTTGTGCCCCACAATTACTGGTGATGTCTGTTGTACAGAGAAGCAATTTGATACACTAAGGAGTCAAGTCCAGCAA GCTATTCCCTTGCTTGTTGGCTGTCCTGCATGTTTAAGGaactttttgaatttcttttgtGAAATGTCCTGTTCTCCTAATCAAAGTTTATTTATCAATGTCACGTCGACCAAAAAG GTTAATGACAGTGTGATTGTGGACGCTATTGAATTTTATGTAACTGATGCTTTTGGTGAAGGGTTGTACAACTCTTGCAAGGATGTAAAGTTTGGTACTATGAACACCCGCGCCATAGAATTTGTTGCTGGTGGTGCACAAGATTATAAAG GGTGGTTTGCTTTCGTTGGTAGGCAAGTGGGCCTTAATGTACCCGGTTCACCATATGCCATAAATTTCACCTCCATTGTACCTGAATCTTCTGGAATGATTCCCATGAACATATCTGCTTACTCATGTAGTGACACTTCGCTCGGTTGTTCTTGTGGAGACTGTCCTTCCCCTACTTGCTCTAGTTCAGCAGCTCCGTCCATCAGCAAGAGAAGTACCTGTTCTGTTAAAATGGGTTCTGTAGAg GCAAAATGCAGTGATATTGTGGTGGcagttgtttttgttgtatcACTTTCTGTATTTCTTGGGTGGGGTTTTGTCAATCAGAAGAAAAAAATGAGTCCAGCTTCTAGAACAAAACCATTGACTAGTACCGCCAGTAGTGATGGTAGGCCTTCAATTGACCAGAAAGAAGGGCTTCCTCTACCA ATTCTACGTGATAGAGAGCGCCTTTCTGGTGAAGCAAGGCTCTCTTTGGTTCAAGGATACATGTCAAACTTTTTCAG GACATATGGTGCATGGGTAGCCAGGAAACCAGTTCTTGTTCTCTTTTCATCCCTGGCCATCGTACTTGTTCTTTGTTTAGGTTTAATTCGTCTCAGAGTTGAGACACGACCTGAAAAG CTTTGGGTTGGACCTGGCAGCAGGGCTGCAAAAGAGAAGCATTTTTTCGACACCCACCTGGCACCTTTTTATAGAATTGAACAG CTTATTATTTCAACAATTCCTGAAGAAGGGCAAACAAAATCACCAAATATATTGACAGAGGATAGCATAAAATTACTTTTTGAAATACAAAAGAAG GTTGATGCAATTCAAGCCAGCTTTTCTGGGTCAAATGTATCTCTAACTGACATTTGCTATAAACCACTTGGCCAAGATTGTGCCACTCAGAGCATTCTACAG TACTTCAAGATGGATGCAGAAAATTTTGAGAATTTTGGTGGAGTGGATCATGTTCAATACTGTTTTGAG CATTACTCTACTGCAGATAATTGTAGGAGTGCATTTAAAGCCCCTCTGGATCCTAGTACCGCGCTGGGTGGTTACTCTGGAAACAATTACTCTGAG gcTTCTGCATTTACAGTTACCTATCCCGTGAACAATGCAATTGATAGAGAAAGCAATGAAACAAAAAGGGCTTTGGCATGGGAGAGGGCGTTTATTCAACTAGCAAAG GATGAGTTAATGACAATGGTTCAAGCAAAAAACCTATCACTCTCTTTTTCATCGGAAAGTTCAATTGAAGAAGAACTGAAGAGAGAGAGCACTGCAGATGTCATCACTATATTG ATAAGCTATCTTGTGATGTTTGCTTATATATCACTTACTCTTGGAGACAAACCTCGATTATCTTCGTTTTTCATTTCCTCCAAG GTTCTTCTTGGGCTCTCGGGTGTCATGCTGGTCATGCTCTCTGTACTTGGATCAGTTGGATTTTTCAGTGCTATTGGAGTGAAATCTACACTTATTATAATGGAAGTCATTCCTTTCCTTGTCTTGGCT GTTGGGGTGGACAACATGTGCATTCTGGTGCATGCTGCTAAACGACAACCACAAGATCTCACCTTGGAGGAACGCATAAGTAATGCACTAGTAGAAGTTGGACCATCTATTTCTCTTGCTAGTCTGTCCGAGGTTTTAGCATTTGCAGTTGGAACTTTCATCCCAATGCCCGCTGTACGCGTGTTTTCTATGTTTGCAG CTCTTGCTGTTCTTCTTGACTTCCTTCTACAAGTCACTGCTTTTGTTGCACTGATAGTATTTGATTTCGTGCGAACAGAAGATCATAGAGTTGATTGTTTCCCGTTCATGAAAGCTTCCTCATTCAAAGACTCAGACAATGTTAATG GGAGTAGTTATAGAAAACCTGGATTGCTTGCTCGTTATATGAAG GATGTCCATGCACCAATTCTGAGTCTATGGGGAGTGAAAATATTGGTTATATCTTTGTTTGCAGCTTTGGCATTGTCCAGCATT ACATTATGCACCAGGATTGAACCTGGTCTGGAACAACAAATAGTTCTTCCTAGGGACTCTTATCTGCAG ggatatttcaaaaatatttcgGACTTCCTCAGGATCGGACCACCTGTGTATTTTGTGGTGAAGAATTTCAATTATAG CTCCGAATCGGAACAAACAAATCACTTATGTTCTATTAGCCACTGTCAAGAAAATTCTCTTGTAAACGAG ATTTCCAAAGCATCCTTAACTCCAGAATCAAGTTACATCGCCAAACCAGCAGCTTCATGGCTCGATGATTTTCTAGTCTGGATGTCTCCTGAAGCTTTTGGTTGCTGCAGAAAATTTATAAATGGAACTTACTGTCCGCCTGATGATCAG CCTCCTTGCTGCTCTTCAGACCAAGCCACTTGCGGAGTTAGTGAAGTGTGCAAAGACTGCACCACG TGTTTTCTTCACTCCGATTTGATGGATGATCGCCCTACTACAGCGCAATTTAGAGATAAACTTCCGTGGTTCCTCCGAGCTTTACCTTCTGCTAGTTGTGCCAAAGGAGGACATGGTGCCTATACAAACAGTGTGGACTTACAAG GTTATGAAGATGGTATAATACAAGCTTCAGAATTCCGAACTTATCACACTCCACTCAACAAACAA ACTGACTTTGTCAATGCATTGAGGGCCGCACGTGAATTCACCTCTAAGATTTCTAAGTCGCTGCAG ATGGAAGTATTCCCATATTCAGTGTTTTACATGTTCTTTGAGCAATATCTGGATATTTGGAAAACGGCACTGATAAACCTTGCTATTGCGATTG GGGCTGTCTTTATCGTGTGCCTGATAATTACCTGGAG CATATGGAGCTCATTGATCATCCTACTTGTTATAACGATGATCATAATCGATCTGATG GGAGTTATGGCCATTCTGAAAATCCAGCTGAATGCAGTTTCTGTTGTTAACCTTGTAATGTCAGTTGGAATCGCTGTTGAGTTTTGTGTACACATGACGCATGCTTTCTTG GTAAGTGGTGGCAATAGGGATCAACGTATGAAGAAGGCTTTGGGTACAATGGGAGCTTCTGTATTCAG TGGAATCACACTCACAAAATTAGTCGGTGTTATTGTTCTAGCTTTTGCCCGATCACAAGTATTTGTG GTTTATTACTTCCAGATGTATCTCGCTCTAGTTATCCTTGGTTTCCTGCACGGTCTAATATTTTTACCT GTATTATTAAGTTTGTTCGGACCACCTTCAAGGCTCATTACAGAGATCGAAGATGCACGACCATCAACATCTTCAATCTTCTAA
- the LOC130811177 gene encoding uncharacterized protein LOC130811177 isoform X2 produces the protein MKFLFEISFIFFFLQVLLATFTTQANVSNTRFLLTSNDTNGVKHAPGFCAMYDICGSRSDGKVLNCPLNTPAVKPGSLLSSKIQSLCPTITGDVCCTEKQFDTLRSQVQQAIPLLVGCPACLRNFLNFFCEMSCSPNQSLFINVTSTKKVNDSVIVDAIEFYVTDAFGEGLYNSCKDVKFGTMNTRAIEFVAGGAQDYKGWFAFVGRQVGLNVPGSPYAINFTSIVPESSGMIPMNISAYSCSDTSLGCSCGDCPSPTCSSSAAPSISKRSTCSVKMGSVEAKCSDIVVAVVFVVSLSVFLGWGFVNQKKKMSPASRTKPLTSTASSDGRPSIDQKEGLPLPILRDRERLSGEARLSLVQGYMSNFFRTYGAWVARKPVLVLFSSLAIVLVLCLGLIRLRVETRPEKLWVGPGSRAAKEKHFFDTHLAPFYRIEQLIISTIPEEGQTKSPNILTEDSIKLLFEIQKKVDAIQASFSGSNVSLTDICYKPLGQDCATQSILQYFKMDAENFENFGGVDHVQYCFEHYSTADNCRSAFKAPLDPSTALGGYSGNNYSEASAFTVTYPVNNAIDRESNETKRALAWERAFIQLAKDELMTMVQAKNLSLSFSSESSIEEELKRESTADVITILISYLVMFAYISLTLGDKPRLSSFFISSKVLLGLSGVMLVMLSVLGSVGFFSAIGVKSTLIIMEVIPFLVLAVGVDNMCILVHAAKRQPQDLTLEERISNALVEVGPSISLASLSEVLAFAVGTFIPMPAVRVFSMFAEDHRVDCFPFMKASSFKDSDNVNGSSYRKPGLLARYMKDVHAPILSLWGVKILVISLFAALALSSITLCTRIEPGLEQQIVLPRDSYLQGYFKNISDFLRIGPPVYFVVKNFNYSSESEQTNHLCSISHCQENSLVNEISKASLTPESSYIAKPAASWLDDFLVWMSPEAFGCCRKFINGTYCPPDDQPPCCSSDQATCGVSEVCKDCTTCFLHSDLMDDRPTTAQFRDKLPWFLRALPSASCAKGGHGAYTNSVDLQGYEDGIIQASEFRTYHTPLNKQTDFVNALRAAREFTSKISKSLQMEVFPYSVFYMFFEQYLDIWKTALINLAIAIGAVFIVCLIITWSIWSSLIILLVITMIIIDLMGVMAILKIQLNAVSVVNLVMSVGIAVEFCVHMTHAFLVSGGNRDQRMKKALGTMGASVFSGITLTKLVGVIVLAFARSQVFVVYYFQMYLALVILGFLHGLIFLPVLLSLFGPPSRLITEIEDARPSTSSIF, from the exons atgaaatttctttttgaaatttccttcatttttttctttcttcag GTCTTACTTGCAACGTTTACAACCCAAGCAAATGTATCAAATACACGTTTTCTTTTGACATCCAATGACACAAATGG GGTGAAGCATGCACCAGGATTTTGTGCGATGTATGACATATGTGGTTCACGAAGTGATGGGAAAGTTTTGAATTGTCCTCTCAATACTCCGGCTGTGAAG CCGGGTTCTCTATTATCATCAAAGATTCAGAGTTTGTGCCCCACAATTACTGGTGATGTCTGTTGTACAGAGAAGCAATTTGATACACTAAGGAGTCAAGTCCAGCAA GCTATTCCCTTGCTTGTTGGCTGTCCTGCATGTTTAAGGaactttttgaatttcttttgtGAAATGTCCTGTTCTCCTAATCAAAGTTTATTTATCAATGTCACGTCGACCAAAAAG GTTAATGACAGTGTGATTGTGGACGCTATTGAATTTTATGTAACTGATGCTTTTGGTGAAGGGTTGTACAACTCTTGCAAGGATGTAAAGTTTGGTACTATGAACACCCGCGCCATAGAATTTGTTGCTGGTGGTGCACAAGATTATAAAG GGTGGTTTGCTTTCGTTGGTAGGCAAGTGGGCCTTAATGTACCCGGTTCACCATATGCCATAAATTTCACCTCCATTGTACCTGAATCTTCTGGAATGATTCCCATGAACATATCTGCTTACTCATGTAGTGACACTTCGCTCGGTTGTTCTTGTGGAGACTGTCCTTCCCCTACTTGCTCTAGTTCAGCAGCTCCGTCCATCAGCAAGAGAAGTACCTGTTCTGTTAAAATGGGTTCTGTAGAg GCAAAATGCAGTGATATTGTGGTGGcagttgtttttgttgtatcACTTTCTGTATTTCTTGGGTGGGGTTTTGTCAATCAGAAGAAAAAAATGAGTCCAGCTTCTAGAACAAAACCATTGACTAGTACCGCCAGTAGTGATGGTAGGCCTTCAATTGACCAGAAAGAAGGGCTTCCTCTACCA ATTCTACGTGATAGAGAGCGCCTTTCTGGTGAAGCAAGGCTCTCTTTGGTTCAAGGATACATGTCAAACTTTTTCAG GACATATGGTGCATGGGTAGCCAGGAAACCAGTTCTTGTTCTCTTTTCATCCCTGGCCATCGTACTTGTTCTTTGTTTAGGTTTAATTCGTCTCAGAGTTGAGACACGACCTGAAAAG CTTTGGGTTGGACCTGGCAGCAGGGCTGCAAAAGAGAAGCATTTTTTCGACACCCACCTGGCACCTTTTTATAGAATTGAACAG CTTATTATTTCAACAATTCCTGAAGAAGGGCAAACAAAATCACCAAATATATTGACAGAGGATAGCATAAAATTACTTTTTGAAATACAAAAGAAG GTTGATGCAATTCAAGCCAGCTTTTCTGGGTCAAATGTATCTCTAACTGACATTTGCTATAAACCACTTGGCCAAGATTGTGCCACTCAGAGCATTCTACAG TACTTCAAGATGGATGCAGAAAATTTTGAGAATTTTGGTGGAGTGGATCATGTTCAATACTGTTTTGAG CATTACTCTACTGCAGATAATTGTAGGAGTGCATTTAAAGCCCCTCTGGATCCTAGTACCGCGCTGGGTGGTTACTCTGGAAACAATTACTCTGAG gcTTCTGCATTTACAGTTACCTATCCCGTGAACAATGCAATTGATAGAGAAAGCAATGAAACAAAAAGGGCTTTGGCATGGGAGAGGGCGTTTATTCAACTAGCAAAG GATGAGTTAATGACAATGGTTCAAGCAAAAAACCTATCACTCTCTTTTTCATCGGAAAGTTCAATTGAAGAAGAACTGAAGAGAGAGAGCACTGCAGATGTCATCACTATATTG ATAAGCTATCTTGTGATGTTTGCTTATATATCACTTACTCTTGGAGACAAACCTCGATTATCTTCGTTTTTCATTTCCTCCAAG GTTCTTCTTGGGCTCTCGGGTGTCATGCTGGTCATGCTCTCTGTACTTGGATCAGTTGGATTTTTCAGTGCTATTGGAGTGAAATCTACACTTATTATAATGGAAGTCATTCCTTTCCTTGTCTTGGCT GTTGGGGTGGACAACATGTGCATTCTGGTGCATGCTGCTAAACGACAACCACAAGATCTCACCTTGGAGGAACGCATAAGTAATGCACTAGTAGAAGTTGGACCATCTATTTCTCTTGCTAGTCTGTCCGAGGTTTTAGCATTTGCAGTTGGAACTTTCATCCCAATGCCCGCTGTACGCGTGTTTTCTATGTTTGCAG AAGATCATAGAGTTGATTGTTTCCCGTTCATGAAAGCTTCCTCATTCAAAGACTCAGACAATGTTAATG GGAGTAGTTATAGAAAACCTGGATTGCTTGCTCGTTATATGAAG GATGTCCATGCACCAATTCTGAGTCTATGGGGAGTGAAAATATTGGTTATATCTTTGTTTGCAGCTTTGGCATTGTCCAGCATT ACATTATGCACCAGGATTGAACCTGGTCTGGAACAACAAATAGTTCTTCCTAGGGACTCTTATCTGCAG ggatatttcaaaaatatttcgGACTTCCTCAGGATCGGACCACCTGTGTATTTTGTGGTGAAGAATTTCAATTATAG CTCCGAATCGGAACAAACAAATCACTTATGTTCTATTAGCCACTGTCAAGAAAATTCTCTTGTAAACGAG ATTTCCAAAGCATCCTTAACTCCAGAATCAAGTTACATCGCCAAACCAGCAGCTTCATGGCTCGATGATTTTCTAGTCTGGATGTCTCCTGAAGCTTTTGGTTGCTGCAGAAAATTTATAAATGGAACTTACTGTCCGCCTGATGATCAG CCTCCTTGCTGCTCTTCAGACCAAGCCACTTGCGGAGTTAGTGAAGTGTGCAAAGACTGCACCACG TGTTTTCTTCACTCCGATTTGATGGATGATCGCCCTACTACAGCGCAATTTAGAGATAAACTTCCGTGGTTCCTCCGAGCTTTACCTTCTGCTAGTTGTGCCAAAGGAGGACATGGTGCCTATACAAACAGTGTGGACTTACAAG GTTATGAAGATGGTATAATACAAGCTTCAGAATTCCGAACTTATCACACTCCACTCAACAAACAA ACTGACTTTGTCAATGCATTGAGGGCCGCACGTGAATTCACCTCTAAGATTTCTAAGTCGCTGCAG ATGGAAGTATTCCCATATTCAGTGTTTTACATGTTCTTTGAGCAATATCTGGATATTTGGAAAACGGCACTGATAAACCTTGCTATTGCGATTG GGGCTGTCTTTATCGTGTGCCTGATAATTACCTGGAG CATATGGAGCTCATTGATCATCCTACTTGTTATAACGATGATCATAATCGATCTGATG GGAGTTATGGCCATTCTGAAAATCCAGCTGAATGCAGTTTCTGTTGTTAACCTTGTAATGTCAGTTGGAATCGCTGTTGAGTTTTGTGTACACATGACGCATGCTTTCTTG GTAAGTGGTGGCAATAGGGATCAACGTATGAAGAAGGCTTTGGGTACAATGGGAGCTTCTGTATTCAG TGGAATCACACTCACAAAATTAGTCGGTGTTATTGTTCTAGCTTTTGCCCGATCACAAGTATTTGTG GTTTATTACTTCCAGATGTATCTCGCTCTAGTTATCCTTGGTTTCCTGCACGGTCTAATATTTTTACCT GTATTATTAAGTTTGTTCGGACCACCTTCAAGGCTCATTACAGAGATCGAAGATGCACGACCATCAACATCTTCAATCTTCTAA